A region from the Aegilops tauschii subsp. strangulata cultivar AL8/78 chromosome 5, Aet v6.0, whole genome shotgun sequence genome encodes:
- the LOC109754698 gene encoding ycf20-like protein, translating to MLLRHGAPLCAPRPPAGGLCAGGGRHGFTLALPNVLRQTCFLWAAKTSGGAISYQMKNSRWRPVFALETGGPPNADGEDFEEDSGFLGRTRLGRLAQAAGRQLLEKLNSARSKSPTKIFLVLFGFYTANALATILGQTGDWDVLVAGVVVAAIEGIGMLMYRKPVTRPPGRFQSFISMVNFWKAGVCLGLFVDAFKLGS from the exons ATGCTTCTGCGGCATGGTGCACCTCTCTGCGCGCCACGACCGCCAGCAGGAGGCCTCTGTGCTGGAGGTGGCCGCCACGGCTTCACGCTGGCGCTGCCCAATGTCCTTCGCCAGACTTGCTTCTTGTGGGCTGCGAAGACGAGTGGAGGAGCAATCAG TTACCAGATGAAAAACTCAAGATGGAGGCCTGTGTTTGCCTTGGAGACAGGTGGACCACCTAACGCAGATGGCGAAGACTTTGAAGAGGACAGTGGTTTTCTTGGCAGGACAAGGCTTGGCCGACTCGCCCAAGCTGCTGGAAGGCAACTACTTGAAAAGCTTAACTCTGCCAGAAGCAAGTCTCCCACAAAGATATTCCTTGTGCTCTTTGGATTCTACACCGCCAATGCTCTGGCAACAATCCTAGGGCAGACTGGTGACTGGGATGTTCTTGTTGCTGGCGTCGTAGTGGCTGCCATTGAAGGAATCGGCATGCTTATGTACAGAAAACCGGTCACCAGGCCTCCTGGACGATTTCAGTCATTTATTTCAATGGTGAACTTCTGGAAAGCCGGTGTATGTCTGGGCCTTTTCGTGGATGCCTTCAAGCTGGGAAGCTGA